In Halobaculum limi, one DNA window encodes the following:
- the gnd gene encoding phosphogluconate dehydrogenase (NAD(+)-dependent, decarboxylating), giving the protein MQLGVIGLGRMGQIVVDRVLDAGHDVVAFDLDAEATATAAEAGAEPADSVADLYERLSEGGDGNGVRIWLMVPAGDAVDATLEELEPHLSGDDVVVDGGNSYFEDSVRRAEATDAAYLDCGTSGGPAGAELGFSLMVGGPEWAYEELTPVFDAVATGPVGHDRMGEAGSGHYVKMVHNGVEYALMQAYGEGFELLHRGRYDLDLEAVARTWNNGAVIRSWLLELCEEAFREEGNDLGDVADRIEGGSTGTWTVQEALEQEVPVPLIYQALSERFDSREERFGRRLASRLRYGFGRHEVPRKDE; this is encoded by the coding sequence ATACAACTCGGCGTGATCGGACTCGGGCGGATGGGGCAGATCGTCGTCGACCGGGTCCTCGATGCCGGTCACGACGTGGTCGCGTTCGACCTCGACGCGGAGGCGACCGCCACGGCCGCCGAGGCCGGAGCAGAGCCAGCGGACTCCGTCGCGGACCTGTACGAGCGACTGAGCGAGGGCGGCGACGGTAACGGCGTCCGCATCTGGCTGATGGTCCCCGCGGGCGACGCGGTCGACGCGACGCTGGAGGAACTGGAACCGCACCTCTCGGGCGACGACGTCGTCGTCGACGGCGGCAACTCCTACTTTGAGGACTCCGTGCGCCGGGCGGAGGCGACCGACGCCGCGTACCTCGACTGTGGAACCTCTGGCGGCCCCGCGGGCGCGGAACTCGGCTTCTCGCTGATGGTCGGCGGGCCCGAGTGGGCCTACGAGGAGTTGACGCCCGTGTTCGACGCCGTCGCTACCGGGCCCGTGGGCCACGATCGGATGGGTGAGGCCGGATCGGGCCACTACGTGAAGATGGTCCACAACGGCGTCGAGTACGCGCTGATGCAGGCGTACGGCGAGGGCTTCGAGTTGCTCCACCGCGGCCGCTACGACCTCGACCTGGAGGCCGTGGCGCGGACGTGGAACAACGGCGCGGTCATCCGCTCGTGGCTACTGGAACTGTGTGAGGAGGCGTTCCGTGAGGAGGGCAACGACCTAGGCGACGTGGCCGACCGCATCGAGGGCGGGTCGACGGGCACGTGGACGGTGCAGGAGGCACTCGAACAGGAGGTGCCCGTGCCGCTCATCTACCAGGCGCTCTCGGAGCGGTTCGACTCTCGCGAGGAGCGGTTCGGTCGCCGCCTCGCGAGTCGCCTCCGGTACGGCTTTGGGCGACACGAAGTGCCCCGGAAAGACGAGTAG